The DNA region ATCAGCGATACGCTGGCCGAACTGAATGCAGAGCGATACGCGGCCTGGAAGCCGAAGTTTGATCAATCCAATTCCCGTCAGGCCATCCTGGCTTTCAATGGCGACGTCTACGAAGGTCTGGATGCATCCGGCTTATCCGACGCACAGTTGCAATGGGCACAGGAGCACATCGCCTTGCTAAGCGGGCTGTATGGCGTACTGCGCCCACTGGATTTGATGCGGCCTTATCGTCTCGAGATGGGCACGCGACTGGAAACACCCAAGGGCAAGAATCTGTACGAATTCTGGGGTACGACCATCGCAGACTATCTTAATGAGCGCCTGGGCGAGCTGGCGCAAGGCAGCAAGAAAGAGCCTGTGGTGTTGAACCTGGCTTCGGAAGAGTATTTCAAGTCTGTCGACCTCAAGCGCCTGAAGGCCAGGGTGGTGCAGTGCGTGTTTCAGGACGAGAAAAACGGCGCCTGGAAGATCATCAGCTTTCATGCCAAGCGCGCCCGGGGTTTGATGGCGCGCCATGTCATCCAGCACCGCATTACGCGACCCGAATCACTGCAGTCCTTTGCATCGGAAGGCTATGTCTATGCGCCAGCGCAGTCCAGCGCCGACAAGATGGTCTTCAGGCGGCCGGAAGCGCGGTAGTCGTCAGCCCGCGCATTTCCTGGCGAATCAGTTGCGCCGCCTTCACCATTTGCCGGATGGGGTAAGCCAGGGCCGCCAGCTGACCTTCCGTTTCAATTGACACCGGCGCTTCGGCATCCTGGCCGTCCAGGGACTGTTCGATGGCCTGCAGCGACATCTGGATGCCTTCGGGAACGGTATCCAGGCTCGCAAGAATGGGAACTGCCGAGGTAATTTGCGAGGCCAGAACATGATTCTGGATCAGCAAGTTGTTCAGTTCTGGAACATTTTTCTGGCGCTTGGCCGGTTCATCCATCATGCGGTAGAAGGCCGACGCAAAATTACCGAAAGCGATGTGCATATTTTTGCGCGCGACGCGCCACCGCAGTTCCGCTTCGTGCAGGGGGGCTTCGGTAGCCAAGGCCTCGTCGGACACGGTGTCGACTGACAGATCCGACCTGGCTCTGGCCAGTCGGGCGTAGTCCAACCCGGTTCTCAGGAATTCCTGGTTGGACTTTTTCATGGCCTGGGCCAGGGACGCCATGAATGAGTGCTCCCACCAAGGCAGGATATAGCTGCAAAGCAAAGCCAGTCCGCAACCGATAACGGTATCGACCAGCCTCTCGCCAATGACGGTATTGGTCGTAGGTGCCAGAAAGTGAAAGACCAACAGCACGAACAGCGTGTTGAAGATTGCCGCAGCCATGTAGTTGACCTGGACCAGGCTGTACCCCAGCACGCAACTGACCACGAGCACGGCGACGAAGACGTCTACATTCTGTGTGCCGTTAAACAGCAGCAAGGCCAGGCCGCAGCCGATAAGCGTGCCCGTCAGCCGCAAGCCATTGCGCTGTCGGGTCAGGGCAAAGCCGGGCTTCATCACGATAATGATGGTCAGCACAATCCAATAGCCGTGCGCCTCCAGTCCTTGAGCAAACTCGCCCAGCCCCGGGGCACGGGAAAACGCGATGGTGATGGCCATGGCCAGGCCAGCCGCAGCGGCTACCCGCAAGGCATAGCGGCAGTGCGAGGAGTCCATGCGCAAATTACTGGTCAGCATGCCCAGGCGCCAGGTCTGGCGTGACAAGAAGCGATCCAGCGACCGCTCCAGCCGCGTATCGATTAAGGCTGTGCTGGTCGTGTCCGTCATGTGGTCGGCCATGCGGTCCACCAGGCGGGTGACATTGCGCAAGCGCCGCAGCACTTGAACCAGCAAGGCATAGACTTCCGGGTCGTTCGTCTGCAGGCCTTGCTGGCGGTACTGTTCCAACTCGTACTCGAAAGCCCGCAGTTCCGCTTTGACACTATTGCGTTCCTTGACGTGAAGATTGCGCACGATATTCAAAGCAATACGCGAGACGTTGTCGGAAAGCTTCTTGAGCGCATCGCGGGCAAATATCAAGACATCGCTATCGGGCAAGCGGCGTCGGAGAGTTGCGTAATCAGTATGGGTTGCCACCAGACTGTCCAGCAGCCCGACCATATCGATGAAAATGTTCAGCGAGGCGATGCGCAGTCGGTCCGCGCGCCCCTTGCCTTTAGGCAGTTCGCGCAGCACCGTGTCGCGGGCCGCCTGGTGTTTCTCGGTCATGGCAGCCTGGGCGTGTATCAAATGCCGGTAGTCGGCTTCGATATCCGTGTTCACATCGTAGAAGCGCGAGCGCGCCGCCATGTAATCGGCTGTTGCGAACAAGGCAACGGACAAGATCTGACGTTCTTCCCTGTGCCAAAGCAAGCGATGAACAAGGTAGCTGTATGCAAAGTAGTACAGCCCGCCCAGAAAAGAATACAGGGTGTGCTGGGCGACTTCGTCGGGGTTCAGCGGTACGCGCATGGTCAGCGTCATGATCAACAGGCAGGCGAAACCCAGCAGGCCGCCTTGTTTGCCGAACACCGTAAACATGGAGAACAGGAAGCACAGCGCCGGAATCACCACCAGCATCAGCAAGCTGTGGGAAGAGGCCAGGCCGGTTACTGCGGCGGTGGCAGAGCCAAGCAATATAGCCGCAAGCATGCCGTTGGTGCCATAGCGACGCGGCCCGCCAGGTTGGTCGATGATGGCAACGCAAGCTGCGCCAATGGCGGCGATCATGCCAACGCTGTACAGATCGAAAAGGCCGATCAGCACCAGCGCCGGGACCAGGACGCCTAACGCCTGGCGCAGCCCGCCCAGGAAATAATGGCTGTAAAAGAAACGCTGTAGCAAGGGTGTGCTCATGCAGGGGCCGATAGCTGGGTTGAGCAAAAGTATAGAGGCAAACCGAGCGCCATCTTATTGACATCATCGAACGCTCGTTCTATGCTCAGTTGCAAGAGGAGGACGGTGATGACAACGGTATTTCGCCTGGATGGCAAAACCGCTATGGTGACCGGCGCGGCTGGGGCGTTGGGCCGCCACTTCGCTCGCACACTGGCCAGCGCCGGGGCGCGCGTTGTCCTGGCCGGGCGCCGCATCGAGCCACTGCGCGAGCTGGCCGCAGAGCTGGCCGAGGACGGCCTGACGTCTTGCGCTATCAGTATGGATGTCACCAACCCCCAAGGCATTCAGGCAGCCTATGACGAGGCGCAAGCCACTTTCGACACGATAGACATCGTGGTCAGCAATGCCGGTGTGGCAAGCACCAAGAAATCCCTGGATATGTCTGCCGACGATTGGTCCGCCGTCGTCGACGTGAATCTGAAAGGCGGCTGGCTGGTTTGCAACGAGGCTGCGCGGCGGCTGGCGGCGGCACAGCGCCCGGGCTCCTTGATCAATGTCACTTCCATATTGGGTCACCGCGTGGCCGGGGCCGTTGTGGCGTACGCCGCGGCCAAGGCAGGGCTCGAGCACATGACGCGAGCGCTGGCGCTTGAATGGGCACGGTACGGCATACGCGTTAACGCCCTGGCGCCCGGTTATATCGAGACCGACCTGAATCGCGATTTCTTCGCCTCCGACGCTGGGCGCGCTTTGATCAACCGCATACCGCAGCGCCGCCTGGGCCAGGCGGAAGACCTCGAAGGAGCCCTTCTGTTGCTGGCGTCCGACGCCTCGCGCTACATCACCGGCAGTTCCATCGTGATCGATGGCGGCCATTTGCAGTCTTCTCTGTAAGGATAGCCACAACATGGATTTCACCTTGTCGCCGCGTGGAGAATCATTGCGCAGTCGCATACAGGCCTTCGTCGATACCGAGCTTATTCCGCTCGAGCGTCTGCCAGATGCCTATGACGAACATGAAAACATCAGCGAGGCCAGCTTGCATGCCATGCGCGCCAAGGCAAAAGCCTCAGGACTCTGGTCATTGCAGATGCCGCAAGAGCGCGGCGGGCAGGGCCTGAACATGATGGAAATGGCGGCGTGCTACGAAGAAATGAACCGTTCCATTTTCGGGCCGGTCGTGTTCAATTCGGCCGCGCCCGACGACGGCAACATGATGGTATTGAACAAGGTAGCAACGCCCGAGCAAAAGCAGCGCTGGCTGCAGCCCATCATTGATGGCGAAGTGCGTTCATCGTTTGCCATGACTGAGCCCGCGCCCGGTTCGGGGTCCGATCCGTCCATGATGCGAACCACCGCAGAGCGCCGCGGCGACCATTGGGTTGTCAACGGCACCAAGCACTTTATTACCGGTGCTGGCGCGGCATCGCACTTTATTCTTATTGCGCGCACTTCCGACGACGCTCGCAAGGGGCTTAGCGCTTTCCTGTTTCATAAAGACGACCCCGGTTGGGAAATCGTCCGGCGCATACCCATCATGGGGCCGGAAGAGCATGGCGGGCACTGCGAACTGCGCTTTACCGACATGGTGATTCCCGACGAAAACCGCTTGATGGAAGTGGGTGATGGCCTGAAGCTTACGCAGATTCGCCTGGGGCCGGCACGGCTGACCCATTGCATGCGCTGGCTGGGGCTGGCCAAGCGCTCGCTGGAGGTCGCCTCGGCCTATGTGTCCGAGCGGGAATCTTTCGGCCTGAAGCTTGCCGAGCGCGAAGGCGTTCAGTGGCTGTTGGGGGAGGCCGCCATGAGCATACAGGTCGGACGTTTGCTGACCATGCACGCCGCGTATCGTCTGGATCAGGGCGACTTTGCCCGCAAAGAGGTCTCCATGGCCAAGGTCGCCGTGGCCGACACCTTGCATCAGGCGGTCGACACCGCCATCCAGTTATGCGGAGCCCGGGGTTACTCCAAAGACACGCCGCTCGAATGGATATACCGCTATGCGCGCCAGGCCCGGCTAGTGGACGGCGCATCGGAAGTCCACAAGATGGTGCTGTCCCGCAGCCTGCTGAAGGAAGGCGGTTCGTTCTGGAAGTGGGGGTAAGCCAGTGCAAGCGGACGACATCAGCCGGGTGCTGGGCCGCTACGTTCAAGAACGAACGGGCGCCGGGCAAGTCCAGGTGCTCGAGTTTACCCGCCTGTCTGGCGGCGCCATCCAAAGCAACTACGCACTTACGGTGCAGTGTGTAGGTGGCAGTCTGCCCGGCCGCCTGGCGTTGGTGGTCCGCAGCGACTCACCTTCTCAAGTGGCGATCAGCCTTACGCGCGACCACGAGTTCCGTGTCATGCAGGTGGCGTATGCGGCCGGAGTCAGTGTGCCCGAGCCCTTATGGTTTTGTGCCGACCTGTCCTTAATTGGCCAGGCGTTCAGCGTCATGCGGCGTGTGCCGGGCACGGCATCGGGGCGTGAGCTCGTTCGCGGTGCCTTGAAGCCGCAGCAAGCGCAAGCGCTAACGCAGCAACTGGGCCGAGAACTGGCCTGTCTGCATAAAGTGCGCCCACCTCACGACAAGCTGCCCTTTCTTGCCGCTCCGACGGTCTCGCCGGCCTTGGCCAGAGTCGCGCAGTATCGGTCCGCACTGGATGCCATCTCTGATGCTCATCCGACGCTCGAATGGTCCCTGAACTGGCTGGAGGATCAGGCGCCGGCCAGCCACGATGTGGTGCTGTGCCACGGCGATTACCGTACGGGTAACTACATGGTCCACGAAGGGCGGATCAGCGGTATCCTGGACTGGGAATTCTCCGGCTGGAGCGATCCTTACGAAGATCTGGGTTGGCTATGCAGTCGCAGCTGGCGATTCGGTGCGCGCCGCAATCCGGTGGGCGGCGTGGGGCGCAAGGAGGACCTTTTCCAGGCATACGAAGCCGTCGCCGGCCGCAAGATAGCACCGGAAAAAGTGCTCTACTGGGAAATCATGGGCATGACCCGTTGGGCGATCATTGCCCTGCAACAGGCGCAGCGACACCTGTCCGGCCAGGAAACCTCGCTAGAGCTTGCCTTAACTGGCCGCCTGCTGCCCGAGATCGAATTCGACATCCTGGATCAAATCCAGTACATGGAGGCGGCATGATTGATCAACCAGAGGGCGCTGAATTGCTGGCAGTGGCCCGCCGCGCCTTGCTCGACACACTGTTGCCATCGTTGCCTGCCAACCATGCCTATACCGCCCTCATGATCGCCAATGCCATGGCCATCGCGGGCCGTGAGCTCCAATCCGCTTGCAACCCGGGTTATCGGGCTTCCGATGCCATCCAGGCTTTCTATCAAGAGATCGACTTGGCTGAGCCTCCAGCGGCAGACGAAAGCGGGCTCGCGCAGCTTATCCGCCAACGGAAAATCAGTCAGGCGCATCAAGGCCGCTTGCATCAGCTATTGCTTGAGACCACGCGCATGCGCCTGCAAGTCTCCAATCCCAAGTACTTCGATCATTAGGGGGATGTCATGGTCAATCAGTATCAAGTGGGCCTGGACAAGAATCCAGCCAATTATTCCAGCCTGACGCCCCTAAGCTTTCTGCAGCGTTCAGCCTTTGTCTTTCCAGACAAGCTTGCCGTTGTCGATGACGATATGTCGCTCACCTACAGCCAGCTTTACGAACGCTGCCGGCGCATGGCTTCTGCGCTGGACACGATGGGCATCAAGGCCGGCGACACCATATCGGTATTGTGTTTCAACACGCACGAGCTGCTTGAAAGCCATTACTCCGTCGCCATGACAGGCGCCGTGCTCAATGCCTTGAATACGCGGCTTGACGTCGATACGCTGCGCTTCATACTGCAGCATGGCGAGGCCCGCGTGCTGATGTACGACACAGAGTTCGAAGCCTTGGTGCGCCAGGCTACCGCCTCGATGCAGGCCCCACCTTTGCTGGTGGCCATCGCGCGCACGGCCGGTGCCTCGCAAGGGCTGGCGTCGTTGTCCTACGAAGCCATGATGGCCGCAGGCGATCCGGCATACACCTGGCGCAAAGTCGATGACGAGTGGGATGCCATCGCACTGAATTACACCTCGGGCACAACCGGCAATCCCAAGGGTGTGGTGTATCACCATCGTGGCGCCTACCTTGCCGCGCTTAGCAACGCCATGGCCTTCAACATGACGGCCGACACGGTGTATTTGTGGACGCTACCCATGTTCCATTGCAATGGGTGGGCGTATACCTGGGCCATCACAGCCATAGGTGGCACTCATGTGTGCTTGCGCAAGGTGCAGGCCAATGCTGTTCTGGAACGCATACAGCACTGCGGTGTTACCCACATGTGCGGCGCACCGGTGGTGCTCAACATGCTGCTCAACGACTTTCACAACCAGGGCCATACCTTGT from Pollutimonas thiosulfatoxidans includes:
- the yaaA gene encoding peroxide stress protein YaaA, which produces MLLLLSPAKKLDYDSPVRTTLHTQPLFGAQAAKLIKVLKQKSADDIAGLMKISDTLAELNAERYAAWKPKFDQSNSRQAILAFNGDVYEGLDASGLSDAQLQWAQEHIALLSGLYGVLRPLDLMRPYRLEMGTRLETPKGKNLYEFWGTTIADYLNERLGELAQGSKKEPVVLNLASEEYFKSVDLKRLKARVVQCVFQDEKNGAWKIISFHAKRARGLMARHVIQHRITRPESLQSFASEGYVYAPAQSSADKMVFRRPEAR
- a CDS encoding FUSC family protein, translated to MSTPLLQRFFYSHYFLGGLRQALGVLVPALVLIGLFDLYSVGMIAAIGAACVAIIDQPGGPRRYGTNGMLAAILLGSATAAVTGLASSHSLLMLVVIPALCFLFSMFTVFGKQGGLLGFACLLIMTLTMRVPLNPDEVAQHTLYSFLGGLYYFAYSYLVHRLLWHREERQILSVALFATADYMAARSRFYDVNTDIEADYRHLIHAQAAMTEKHQAARDTVLRELPKGKGRADRLRIASLNIFIDMVGLLDSLVATHTDYATLRRRLPDSDVLIFARDALKKLSDNVSRIALNIVRNLHVKERNSVKAELRAFEYELEQYRQQGLQTNDPEVYALLVQVLRRLRNVTRLVDRMADHMTDTTSTALIDTRLERSLDRFLSRQTWRLGMLTSNLRMDSSHCRYALRVAAAAGLAMAITIAFSRAPGLGEFAQGLEAHGYWIVLTIIIVMKPGFALTRQRNGLRLTGTLIGCGLALLLFNGTQNVDVFVAVLVVSCVLGYSLVQVNYMAAAIFNTLFVLLVFHFLAPTTNTVIGERLVDTVIGCGLALLCSYILPWWEHSFMASLAQAMKKSNQEFLRTGLDYARLARARSDLSVDTVSDEALATEAPLHEAELRWRVARKNMHIAFGNFASAFYRMMDEPAKRQKNVPELNNLLIQNHVLASQITSAVPILASLDTVPEGIQMSLQAIEQSLDGQDAEAPVSIETEGQLAALAYPIRQMVKAAQLIRQEMRGLTTTALPAA
- a CDS encoding SDR family NAD(P)-dependent oxidoreductase, which translates into the protein MTTVFRLDGKTAMVTGAAGALGRHFARTLASAGARVVLAGRRIEPLRELAAELAEDGLTSCAISMDVTNPQGIQAAYDEAQATFDTIDIVVSNAGVASTKKSLDMSADDWSAVVDVNLKGGWLVCNEAARRLAAAQRPGSLINVTSILGHRVAGAVVAYAAAKAGLEHMTRALALEWARYGIRVNALAPGYIETDLNRDFFASDAGRALINRIPQRRLGQAEDLEGALLLLASDASRYITGSSIVIDGGHLQSSL
- a CDS encoding acyl-CoA dehydrogenase family protein, giving the protein MDFTLSPRGESLRSRIQAFVDTELIPLERLPDAYDEHENISEASLHAMRAKAKASGLWSLQMPQERGGQGLNMMEMAACYEEMNRSIFGPVVFNSAAPDDGNMMVLNKVATPEQKQRWLQPIIDGEVRSSFAMTEPAPGSGSDPSMMRTTAERRGDHWVVNGTKHFITGAGAASHFILIARTSDDARKGLSAFLFHKDDPGWEIVRRIPIMGPEEHGGHCELRFTDMVIPDENRLMEVGDGLKLTQIRLGPARLTHCMRWLGLAKRSLEVASAYVSERESFGLKLAEREGVQWLLGEAAMSIQVGRLLTMHAAYRLDQGDFARKEVSMAKVAVADTLHQAVDTAIQLCGARGYSKDTPLEWIYRYARQARLVDGASEVHKMVLSRSLLKEGGSFWKWG
- a CDS encoding phosphotransferase family protein — its product is MQADDISRVLGRYVQERTGAGQVQVLEFTRLSGGAIQSNYALTVQCVGGSLPGRLALVVRSDSPSQVAISLTRDHEFRVMQVAYAAGVSVPEPLWFCADLSLIGQAFSVMRRVPGTASGRELVRGALKPQQAQALTQQLGRELACLHKVRPPHDKLPFLAAPTVSPALARVAQYRSALDAISDAHPTLEWSLNWLEDQAPASHDVVLCHGDYRTGNYMVHEGRISGILDWEFSGWSDPYEDLGWLCSRSWRFGARRNPVGGVGRKEDLFQAYEAVAGRKIAPEKVLYWEIMGMTRWAIIALQQAQRHLSGQETSLELALTGRLLPEIEFDILDQIQYMEAA
- a CDS encoding DUF6285 domain-containing protein, producing the protein MIDQPEGAELLAVARRALLDTLLPSLPANHAYTALMIANAMAIAGRELQSACNPGYRASDAIQAFYQEIDLAEPPAADESGLAQLIRQRKISQAHQGRLHQLLLETTRMRLQVSNPKYFDH